TTTATGAAACGAAACATGCAAAAATATACTTGAGGTCAAACTTAAAAATACTTTGCTCAGGATATTTATGAGTTTGTCAAGCTGATTAAATCGACCCAACCCGACCCTCTTTGCGGTCGTTTAAATTTATTACAAAAAATATGATACTTAGTTGGGTTAAAAAAATTCAAACCGAATTAAACGATGACTGCGGTCAAGTTCTAAATTTTTTCGGTCAAAAGTATCAATATGATTTAACTAAGGAGTCTTGTGtgataatttaaatataatatttatactATACGCAATTATACATTATCTCGTGATATACATTAGTAAAAATATTTTAGTTTTAATCAAATTTAAATAATAGTACCCTAATTGTACACCGAAACTTCCTTAAAACAATAGGGTCCggataaaaaaaaatattactttagAAAATTTATTACTTTATCCGGAGCAAAATACGCTGTGTCCATTATGTTGGGATCggtaaaaaatattattttaacaagATCATTACTTTATCAATTATTACTTTATCGAGTTTTAACTGTAAGTTATACCTATTACgatttttttgtaaatttttgaAAGGAggtataaaatatttatttatttttatattttcttttataaaatcatttaacctATTCAATCGATTCAACTCACATATGCAATGACGGTAGAATTggattataaattttatattttatgaaTTCAATTAAAAGAAATAATCAATTTAATTGAATTGAGTTATAAAAACAATTTCAACCCGACTTATGAACACCTCAACCAGACTGCTTTGTTGTACTCTGTTCTATTCACTTACTAAAGTAAGATAAAGAGTTTGAACTATAAAATATATTCAAATATTCAATGAAAGCATATTAGGCTATTACCTTTAAAGTTTAGTAAAAAAAATCATTACTTGAATATGTTGAAAAATAGGATCAAATATTAGTTTGAACATCTAAATTTTAGCTATTTGATAAAGTTCGAATTGAAGCTCAATTCGTCTTATACAACTCGAATATGTTGAAAGAAAAAATGttgtcaattttttttttcatCCTCGTTTAAGGCCCAAGGGGAAGGGGCGAGGTGATGTATTTAATACTCCAcgtttaaatattttatatacagggtgtacacggatcgggttgggcgggttgggagaatttagcaacccaacccaattagttcgggttttcaaaatttcaacccAACTCAAACCGTTTAAATTTAtaacccaaaccaatttgtatacttcggtttggttcggtttggatcggtttgatcggtttattaaatatacaaaattaatataaaaaattataataaaatataaggtttcaaagtttaaaatacttgaaaatagttcaaaacaatattacaatcctccatattgaatagtcttaagcatctaattttcgacattaaaagtactaataatattgctTACGCTTTAAATATTGGAATGAATCATTAATGCAAAAAATAGACCATTAATCAAACATATATTGTTGTTACGAAATGAACTATGAACACGGAGGTTATAAGTTACATTTAGAGTTAGAGATATATGGATCTATGTAAATGGCTTAAACATAATTTCGGATTAACTTATtagcatgtacatatatattttaatcgggttgggttggattggtttaaaattatcgaaaatcatatccaacccaattaaatcgggttgacattttttcaacccaacTATATATCGGGTTGAAAAAAATCGGTTTGGTTCGGCCGAAATAGGGTCGGTTCGGTTTGGATTGGTCGGGTTGGCCAAACCGTGTACACCCCTAATGGTCAAGAAGCAATAAATTATAAACGGATATTCGTAAAGGTCCTTACTGTTATTCTTAACCCCTAGAATAATGCGAAGGTATACAATTAAAGCCAAAGCTTGCTCCACCTAGTTTATCTATTGGCCATCCATTAGGGACTGCTGCAATAATATACAAATACAAATTAAAatgaattattatttttattccaaccatAGACAGTGGTATATTAATATGTAATTCCAACACTGACTAATTTTATACCCTGAATCAATAATCTACTACTGTCATAACATTACAAAATGACCcccaaaatttataaaaatatttgtcATACTCAAGACTAATGGAATTGTGCAACTTCAACCAACTAATTTGCCAAAGCAAAGTCCAATTACCTCACTATCCCACTTGTTCCAGTTGTTAACATAGATTAATTTGGCCGAGTACTTAATAATGGACCAATCAAATTGATTCATTACAAATAATTCGATAAATATTCGAATATCCAAAACTAATTTTTGAGAATTTGAtcaattattttaattttaaaaataaaagtcaGGTGGATTATAACATGTACGATTTGTTTAAAATATCACTTAATTACCTGTCTAAGGAAGATTTCAACAATGATATAATTATGCGTTTGTTCAATTTcgattatatatataaatgtcGTATGactttttattattaaatatatttttttttaaaaaaaagagagaaaaaaatcAGCATTGTATGTAACAGTGTAAAGATATTTGATCTTATTAGTTTCAGAAAACTAAAAGAAAAGCTTGATAATTATTTATATGTCCTTAATTTATTACTTTATAATTTTTAAGTTATTTGGTTAATAATAACATTAAAATTTATGCAAATATAAGATATCTTGTTTACCTTTATTCTAGAACTTTTAAAACGATATTTTCATTCAAAGATTATTACAAATTACAAGGTTGATAAGCTGATTTGTACCGACATATCCCACTAAAAATAAAATTCGAAGCGGATAAACAAGAAGGATGTGGTCAAATTAAAGATATCACAATAGCACAATCTAGAAGTCAAAAGTTCATATTAGTTCATCCACCATATGGAATATTTATTCTTACAAATCTATATACCCCATTGGTCAGCTAATTCTACGGACAAAATTCGGTATTTACCTTGTGCCATACCCTACAAGGGTATATCAGTAATTTTAACATCCCGCAAGGGTATTTTCGGTAACAAAAATGATCCCCACACGGTTCAAAAGACTCGTCTCAAGTAGCCTAACTTAACTACCTTCCTCATGTCATATTCATGCTACCTTTATTATTCATTCTCATCAACTCTTCTTGTCTATATAAAGTAGTTGTGGTGGTACTAAAACAAAGAAATATAGTTGTGAATTGCATTAGGTGTGATTACTATTTTTCTCTCAATGAAAGCTAGGCAAAACAACATGGTGGAGCAAAAGAAGACTAGTCATGAAAGCAACAAAGATGCAACATATTTAGGTGTTGCAGTTCATAGCCAAGTTCGAAAAATTAAGCAGGAAATGGAAAAAATTAAGCATCCCTCGCTAGAACAGACGGAGTTTTTAGTCCGTCCTGTTCTTCGCGAGATCAAGAGGCAGCAGCAGAGGTCGAGATCACCTCTTGGGATGGCTCAGAGGCCTATTTCTGTCGGTGAATCCTAGTAGTACTTTTTTTTTATGTTCATGTTCTTCTTGTTAAGAATGTTTAGATATAGAGGTTTAGTCTCTCTATGTGATCAGCTTGGTTGCTGCCTTTGCTGGATCTAGTTTTTAGTTTGTATATATACTTGTTATAATACTGAGAACTTTCTTGATCGAATCTTGAATTTTACAGATCTTTTGGGTTCCAAATTTGGTTTCTTTGAAAAGAATTTCGAATTTAGTAGAGTCGccaattttttatttttcttattcAAGTAAAAAATCATGAATTTGTTCTGTGGTTTGATGCAGTTGATGTAAAAGAGCTTATAACCTAACATAATATTAGAGATTAGAGATTGAATTTAGAAGATGTCACCCAATTCTATTTCCGGTCCCCTCAAATTTCTGAATCGTTTATACCGTGTTTCGTACTTAATATCGTTCGGATCACGAACTTTCAATCCAGTTAACATGATTGAGAATAAGATTTGAACTCAGAAATATGTTGAAACTTCATCCTCATTTTCGTTAAAAGAGTTTCATTCCCGTGAAACGACTCCTCAGAGGGGATAGATGTCCTAGGAAGGGGCTGACCTTTAAAAATGAGTGAAAAGATCGGTGTTCCGATAAGTAATTGAAATTAAGTAAAAATATTAATGTGCCAGTCCCTTCTTTTCTAGTTCTAGTTCTGCCAAGGTGTTAAACAAGTAATCTCTCAAGTATGTGCATGATTTGCCAAGCAATTGTGTAGCAATCTTGGGGGATATTACTATTAGATACAACAATGACAAATGACAAGTCAAGAGAAAGACTTGGTTGTCATTACAATATGGAGTATTCGAAATTGAAAGACTATAATGGATAAATATCAATTCTCAGCAGTAAAGACTTGATAATGTGTTTTCCAGAAACTCTGTGGACCAATTAAAGGAATACAAATACGAATTTGAAATCATCTAATTGGCCACTGATTTATTCCAGATTATGACATGCATGTTACTTAAGCAAATTTAAACAACAGTTTCACCCTTTAGATTTTTACAAGTGCAGTAATCAGATGCAATGACGAAACtgataaattaaattatttcgGTTCATAGTATTTCATCTGATCAAGAACATGCTATGTCAAACAACATGTAGACAGATACATGTGTGTACTAGGAAAATCTATACATATACATAATCTGATAACTTATTGTTCATTCATTCTAGATTATGACAGGAATGTTACTTTGAAAACTTTAAACAGCAGTTTCACACTTGAGATATTTTAAAGTGCAGCGATGAAATCTAAAACAAAAACTGACAAATTAGTTCTTTTCAATTTTCATGTTCCACATGATTTTATGACCAAGAACATGCTCTGTCATACAACATTTAGACACATACATGTGAGTACAATGAAAATCTGTACATAATACAGCTAGTCGGCCAGAAATTTTATGGTAATCTGGCGGCAGAACCGGGATCCTGTATACGATGAGTCACATGTTTCGCATATAATATATCTCAGGCTCGTTGTAGGTTTCACACCAAACATGTAAAACATTTCGGTTTTGTTTTGAAACTTAAATATTGAAACAGAACAAAACAGGGGAAAGTCATCAACAAACAAGCAATAACAAATGAAACATCTATACAGTTTGCATCAACCTGCACTGCAAAATAGTCATTCAGATCATACAAATCATAAAATCAAAAACTACTTAAAATTAAACACTAGATTAAACTCCCATCAATCTTGGATCTCAAGCCTTAGGTGCATCGAAGAAACGCGATCCCTGCGTCATCATAACCTTAAACTCGTCGAAATTAATCATCCCATCGCCATTAACATCGACACCGCTAATCATCTTCTGACACTCTGACATTGTAGTTTTTTCTCCTAAACTCTCCAACACATTTTGCAGCTCCTCAGCCGTGATCAAACCATTCTTATCAATATCAAAAACCGAAAACGCCTCTCTCAAATTCTCCAACACTTCCTCGGAATCAATATCTTTCGTGTTCAGCTCGATAAATTCTCGTAAATCAATAAACCCGTCTCCATCCGAATCAACCTCTTTGATCATACCTGCCAGCTCTTCTTCCGTGGCAACATGGCCTAAACTTCCCATTATTGAGCCTAGCTCGGAAGCTGAGATCTTGCCATCACCATTTACGTCGAATTTCTTGAACACGTGTTCGAGTTCCTCTTCGATTTGTGCACGAGAATTTAACGAGGTTGTTCGTGATACCATCGGGGTGGGAAGCGAATTTGTAGTCTTCTTCTTGCGGGTGAACCAACGTTTCAAGCTCATTTTGTCTGATAAATTCATTTCTGTTATGTGTTCTGAATAATTAATACATGAAGAACAAAATGTAATGTAATATTAAATATAAAGATTGAGATCTTGCATGCTTTGTTCCTCtaaaaaaaattctgattttttagtAAATAATGCATGTATAAATTTAGGAAGATTTGGGGAGCGGTTCATCCGTGCAGAGTAGTTTTTTATATAACTAAAGAAAGATAAATCATATTTATTCTCACAGTAATATATTATCCATTAGTTCATGTGTGGCTAACATTTTACAAATCATCTACCAAATTTATGTTCGTCGAAGAGTGATCAATAATCTAAAtctcgataaataaataaaattctgAAATAATAATTCAGGAGGTTTTATGTGGGGATCCTCCTGTGCCCTTGTGCAAAGGACCAAATTGAAGCATAATTTTAAATGTGTAGCATGTGGGGCGTTGCATAATTGACCGACATTAATCGTATTTAATGTTGAATTTTGGCCGTTCTAGCAGTTAGCTCTGTTAGTACTCAATTTAGGCAACAaaacaaaactattcctccaagATTAAACAAATCTAATTCTGAGTTCGCCTCAAATAAATCGAATCAAAAACCTATAACTCTGCAAACAAAAGCTCATAGATTTAATATTTCGTTTCTGTTTAACTCAAGAGTTGGACTCTTGAGGTGTGGGTGTTGTAAAAAAAAAGAGGTTGGCTCAACTTAATGTTAAATGAAATTCTAGTATTTTACTAGTTAAAGTTCAAATGATCTGAACCCGATTAAATATCTCGAGTGATTAAGAATTTATCTCTTGTTGTTCCATGTTATGAGTTCGATTCTCCCAGTCATCGAGATTTGTAAGATACGTAAGCCTGATTAATCTAAAAAACTGATGTCCTTGCACACAAACATGATACCTCACAAAACTTTGGCTTCTTCTTGAATTATGTAATCTTAGACAATTATTATAGTAAGAGCTAAATCATAGTAAATGGTCACACATCAGTACATCACATCCTTGTAAGAAACAGACAACAACTCTCCCGCGTCAACTGATGAAACATTAGCAGGCACCCCACAATTATTTCATCCTCCAAAACACGCTTTAAAGCTAAAACTACAGAAACAAATACAAAGATACCATAGATATTGCTATATTCATCACCTTGACTTGGGGTTGTGTATGAAAAAGTAAGAAGAGAAGAAGACTTGACTTGACTTGTTAGCAAGAAAAAATGTCAGTGAGATTCATAACTCACCAATCTTTCTTTGATGCTGTTAAATCTGGCCACCTCAAATCTGTTAAAGATTCATTAGAGAATGATGGGCCAGACTCAGATTATCCATCTGCTTCTAGCTCTTCTGTAATGGAGTTGAGAAATGATAAGGGAGAGAGTTGTTTGTATGTAGCTGCTGAGAGTAATCAAGAAGAGGTGTTTAGTTACTTGCTCAAGTATTGTGATGTTGATCTTGTTAAGATTAAGTCTGCCAAAACTGGCTTGGATGCTTTTCATGTTGCTGCTAAAAATGGCCACTTGGGTATTTCTCCTCCTCCTATCTATGTAGTTATATTCCactttttttatataattaaacGCATTCGTGCATCCACCTGGTCACTGATTAGGTTTGAACCCTCGACTTCCCGTTCTAACTATATAAGATTTTGGTTTCTGGGATGAATTACTTGCtaattgtaatttttttttgtttctgTTCTAAGTTTATAGTATATGTTTATTATTAAACCAGCTATTGTTTGCAAGCCTATATAGGTTAAGTTTTGGGACAGTTTTGGTGGTTTAGATTTGTAAATTGATTGAGTTAGTTCCATTTTTACTGATTAGTGGAGTTCTATTCAGGTAGATCGAATGGGGGTTAGTGCTCTACGATGAGAAGTTCGAATTTAGCTTCTAAACTTGCATACATAATGAATTAGTATGGGAGCTTGCTTTGTAACTTTGTTTGACTGCTTTGAGTCAATAGAGTGCTAAAAAAGCAGCTTCTTTTTTCTCGCGATAAAGTACTAAAGTAGCTTCATAAGGCTTTAGAGCAGAGAAAGTTTTGTGATGTTGTATCCAGTGACATAAGGACTTGTGCTACTTGCATCcgaattgtaaatattagatttaaaatttgcaTTTCCATGTGAAGTTTAGTACCAATTCCTTCAAGTTGATAGAGTACAAAACTGGCTCGCGAGGTTTTAATTTTTTTGTAATGCTGTCTGTATTCTGCAAACCACTGATACGAATGACTTGTGCTACTCTCATAAGATattaaagttatgattcattatGGCATTTTTGTGAGAAGATTTTATTACCAATCTATTCTGTGCTGCTCAAGGAGTTCTTAATTTGTTGGTTATGTTTAGGAATTGTGAAGGAACTTTTGGGCATGTGGCCAGAGCTTTGTCATTCATGTGATTCCACAAACACTAGTCCCCTGTATTCAGCTGCAGAAAAGAACCATATAAAAGTAGTAAATGCTATATTAGATGCAGATCCAAGCTCAATCAGGATACTGCGGAAAAATGGGAAGACTGCATTGCACAATGCTGTAAGATATGGCCGCATTGCTGTTGTTAAAGCACTTCTAGACAGAGATCCAGAAATCGTTCCCATTAAAGATAAGAAAGGTCAAACAGCACTTCATATGGCTGTAAAAGGAACTGATACATCAGTGATCGAAGAATTATTGCTTGCTGATCATTCCATACTTAATGAACGTGACAAGAAGGGTAATACAGCTGTTCATATCGCCACAAGAAAATGTCGCCCACAGGTACATATTTACATTGATAATCCATAGAGGTTGGAATTAGTCAGTCCGGTGTACATCACCACTCTGCTAATTTGGTCTTATAGATATCACAGCTGCTTGACTCTGATTATTTGTAGTTGACATTCATATCTTCTAGCTGAAAATTATGTTCTCTACCTCTTTTTTCCATGTTCTTTACAACAAAACACTTGT
This genomic interval from Apium graveolens cultivar Ventura chromosome 8, ASM990537v1, whole genome shotgun sequence contains the following:
- the LOC141678491 gene encoding putative calcium-binding protein CML25, which translates into the protein MNLSDKMSLKRWFTRKKKTTNSLPTPMVSRTTSLNSRAQIEEELEHVFKKFDVNGDGKISASELGSIMGSLGHVATEEELAGMIKEVDSDGDGFIDLREFIELNTKDIDSEEVLENLREAFSVFDIDKNGLITAEELQNVLESLGEKTTMSECQKMISGVDVNGDGMINFDEFKVMMTQGSRFFDAPKA